A part of Indicator indicator isolate 239-I01 chromosome 15, UM_Iind_1.1, whole genome shotgun sequence genomic DNA contains:
- the DNAJB8 gene encoding dnaJ homolog subfamily B member 8 translates to MVDYYAVLGLNRSASQDDVKKSYHQLALKWHPDKNPSNKLNAEKKFKEIAEAYTILSDPQKRLDYDRSVQESPASFYVFHEVFDGMEVRVHFFYDHFANMQNLYWRRERSSQLPPDFMEPFTPWNLFSPSEQFASSFAEDISGSYDVRSVSTSTEEINGKKITIQKIIENGQERMELEEDGQLRSATVNGIDHLK, encoded by the coding sequence ATGGTGGATTATTATGCAGTCCTTGGACTAAACAGAAGTGCTTCGCAGGATGATGTTAAGAAATCCTACCACCAATTAGCACTAAAATGGCATCCTGACAAGAATCCTAGCAACAAGTTGAATGCTGAAAAGAAATTCAAAGAAATTGCTGAGGCATACACAATTTTGTCTGACCCCCAGAAACGACTGGACTATGACAGGTCTGTTCaggagagccctgcttccttcTATGTATTCCATGAGGTCTTTGACGGGATGGAAGTTCGTGTACATTTTTTCTATGACCACTTTGCCAACATGCAAAACCTGtactggagaagggaaagaagctcccagctgcctcctgaCTTTATGGAGCCATTCACACCATGGAATTTGTTCAGCCCCAGTGAGCAGTTCGCCTCTTCCTTTGCTGAGGATATATCTGGGTCATACGATGTCAGATCAGTGTCAACCTCTACTGAAGAGATCAATGGCAAGAAGATCACCATCCAGAAAATCATTGAGAATGGGCAAGAGAGAATGGAATTAGAAGAAGATGGCCAGCTGAGGTCTGCAACAGTAAATGGCATAGACCACCTGAAATGA